The DNA segment AGTACTTTTGTATGTAATTATCGGTATCGCCGTTGGGGCTGCCATGCATGGTTACGTCCCGGAAAATTTCTTTGCAGATTTTCTGTCGGCCGATAAATGGTATGCCATTCCACTGGCTGTAATCCTTGCCGTTCCTATGTATGCTAATGCGGCAGGTATCGTTCCGGTTATACAGGTTTTTGTGGCCAAAGGGGTGCCGCTTGGAACAGCCATTGCTTTTATGATGGCCGTTGTGGGTTTGTCATTGCCAGAGGCCACTTTATTGAAAAAAGTAATGAAGTGGAAGTTAATAGGTGTTTTCTTTGGTATCATCACCTTGTTCATCATTGTTCTTGGTTATTTGTTCAATCTGGTGCTTTAAATCTCATTTCATTAGATTCTTTGTAGAGGAATATTTTTGTATTGATATGTAGTGTTAACAATAAAAATTTACAGATATGAAGGTGTTAATTTTATGCACAGGCAATAGCTGCCGAAGCCAAATGGCACACGGCTTTTTACAATCGTTTGATAAAACGATTACAGTTTGTTCTGCAGGTACAGAAGCATCCGGCAAATTGAATGACAAAGCCATTAAGGCAATGGCAGAAATTGGTATCGACATCAGCCACCATACTTCCGATTCAGTTGATAAATTTTTGGCCACAGATTGGGATTATGTAATTACTGTTTGCGGTGGAGCAAACGACTCATGCCCCGCATTTATGGGGAAAGTAAAACAGCGTTTACATATTGGTTT comes from the Saccharicrinis carchari genome and includes:
- a CDS encoding arsenate reductase ArsC; amino-acid sequence: MKVLILCTGNSCRSQMAHGFLQSFDKTITVCSAGTEASGKLNDKAIKAMAEIGIDISHHTSDSVDKFLATDWDYVITVCGGANDSCPAFMGKVKQRLHIGFDDPSNASGTDEFIWSEFIRVRNEIKNAFLKLYFEEIKPTLRE